cacaaatttagggggaggctactctacaagttggatgctttgagactaacacctttttaagcttatcatgtgtgtagtagtctcattgcaagaaaaatcgagtccccggagttaagcatcaatACTTCAAATacccaccaccgattgcaagtggtagaaatcaaattgatttctacatgtggtatttctaaaccaatatcatcatgttgattttattttgatatttatatgttttctctgagcattatatagattaaattcccttgagcaaaaaatttgccaattatgcatatgctttgccttctatcatatatatgcatatatttaggggggcttagtctatataatgtgagagtcaaattttgtgatctatttcactccacacacaaaggatcacaaagtttgaccctcccttgtgctactaatgtctttctttttggtgtttgattccaaaggggaagaatttagaggaccaaaagcaagcattaatttgtagtaatagTCCGAGAaatggaggatagtggattatggattagcctatgtaatggagaGAATTTTTaagaagcaaggcttaaatccataatatcacatggggacatttgcaagggcaagacaagtttttatgtagtcttacaagtagtatcttttagcatcatataatcttgccccttgcattgcatcctagcaagttgattggttttaaatttaaaatttttattatttgcttgttttggtcgtgttgtcatcaatcaccaaaaagggggagattgtaaggaaaatggaccctaggtctatttactttggattttgatgctcaatgaccaacacaaccaaattagactaatgaatttgcaagtgagactaatgaatttgcgagTGATTGttctgtagttcaataggatacaagacgtgacttggacgaaggtgacatgatgatccgatgatcaacaccacaagcaagaccttaggagcacaagaaaagatctaagatatcaagcaaagtccaagcacgaagatagaaagaAAGCcacacgcaagatcgcgaagaaacgagctcacagaagtgaccggacgctggaccggacgctccgatcagtggctcagcagcagtgaccggacgctgaaaaagtaaatcgaccggacgcactaaTGGTACTGTTCATCAGCCTGGCAACACACTTAGCATAGACCGGACACTGGTGGCAaatcgaccgaacgcaggacagcagcatccgatcgagtacagagaggttccaaagcggcgaaattgcgaccggacgcgtccggtggcaagtgactggacgctggcagcgtccgatcaattgttCGCGGTTCCaatggtcaggacgaccggacgtgtccaattaggacgactccagcgtccggtcagtagcagaaaagcgggacttcgtccccaacggctactttatcagtggggcttataaatacaacccccaaccggccaaatgagtagtgtggagttgaggaaacatatctaggatgttgatacaccattttagtgatctccacttgcatagtgcttagtgttttattaggtgattagcgtaggtgctttgcgaagtgcttaggttgattagaccaccgcttatgcgcttgctctaggtttaggcctaatgtttagtgaggtttgcatacctcttaccactcggtgcttgcgcgcaccattgttgtacatcgaatgggcttgtagtcttatgtgatcacaccaaccgcggttgtggtgtggccaccaccgtgtaccggagggaacaaggcccgtggcgttttggccagaagcttgatagtgaagatggcggggagcttctgggagaggcttgccggaaggcacgtcggagacccacttgcgcatggggaagggccgaggctatccatggagttacccgaccgggagcttggcccttgcgagggattccttgtgaggggctccaatgaggactagggagaagcttgcgtgcttctcgatacctcggtaaaaataccggagtcatcgacgggagtttgcatatctctaccttgctcttgagcttccgcatttacattgattgtattactccttttgtggtagagatagcaacacactaacaaaaccgtagttgcacatttagatagtttatcttttgcataggttttgctaaggttagaaaaagaggccatagtttagagttagaattttaagttgcctaattcaccccccccccctcttaggcgtcatggttccattcaccatccttgaaaaaACAGTTTCAAGGATGCAACTATCACTTTACAGGGGTGGTTCTTTTATtgaaaccgcccctaaaaatagatttttaggggcggttctcCTATTGCAACCGCCCCTGAAAATACCATTTCCAGGGGCCAACGCTACAAACGCCCTATCTTTACAATCAATGGGATAGTAGTGGTTTTCTAAACCGGCTCTGAAGACCATTTTTGACCGCTTGTAAAAATCTTTTTTTGTACTAGTGCATGTTGGTTCCATGCTTCAAGAAGTGGAGGTAAGTAACAACTTCCTCGCAAAAATAAGTAACAACTAACCAAGTCTAAACCTTGATGCCTAAATCAAATAAGATATGGTTTTGTGAGGCAGAACCTGATTGGATATTATTTCTCCTAGAATATGTAGTCTTCCAAACCAGCATGAAACTTGGTGTCTGTTGTTCTGAGCCATTTATGAAAactacaaaaaaaatatttttggtTCAGATAAATTTGATTGACTATCATTCCAGTTAATGTGGTGATCCTTCTAATTGGTTGGCACAATGAAGAACACGGATCCAATTTGACCCCCGCAGACTGGATCTGAAGGCTTCAAACATCGAGGTAGGCACATGAAGAACACGGAGGTCACCCACTTGAACGCGTTCGTGGACAAAGTGAATGTCTAACTCAATATGCTCCGTTCTCATGTGATGCACTGGATTGGCGGACATGTAGACCGCAGAGACATTGTCGCAGTATGCCACAATGGCCTTGTTGACGCCGCAGTGCAGCTCGCCGAGGAGTTGGCGCAGCCATATGCATTCGGCAGCTGCGTTGGCCACAGCCCTTTACTCCGCCTCCGCGCTCGATCTCGAGACCGTAGGTTGTCTCTTGGATGACCACAAGACCAGCACATCACCAAGAAACACGCAGAAGACTGATGTCGATCGCCGTGTGTCGGGGCAGCCGGCCTAGTCCGCATCAGAGTACGCGGTCACCGTGAGTTCCGGCGATGCACGCAGACAGAGCCCCATGGTGGATGTGCCGCGAACATAGGGCAAGATCCTCTTGAGTAACGCCATGTGAGGGCCACGGGGAGCATGCATGTGGAGGCAGGCTTGTTGTACCGCGAAGGCGAGGTCAGGGCGCGTGATGGTGAGGTATTGGAGCACCCCGGCCAGACTGCGGTAAGCTTTGGCGTCGTCGACTGGGTCACCATCGTCGGCGGGAAGCTTCCCTTTGGCGTCGATTGGAGTTGGTGCCGGCCTGCAATTCGCCATGCCGGCGCATTCGAGAATGTCCTCAGCGTACCGCTGTTGGGACAAGTAGAAGCCGTCGCGGCTGCGCTGGACGtcgatgctgaggaagaactggAGCTCGCCAAGGTCCTTCACGGCAAACTCAGTGCGCAGGCGGTCGACGACCTGCTGAAGCAGCGCTGTGTTGGAGCTGGTGAGCACCATATCATCGACGTACAGAAGGAGGTAGACGACATCACGTCCACGTCGAAGCACGAACTTGGACGAGTTGGAGCAGGTAGGAGTGAAGCCGGTGCTTGACGTAGCCCGTACAGCGACTTGTCGAGGAGGCAGATGGCGTTTGGGTGCTCTGCATCGACAAACCCAGTGGGCTGTTGACACAGAACGCGCTCTTGGACATGTCCATGGAGGAAGGCGTTGGAGACATCCAGCTGGCACGTAGCCCATTTCTTTGAGGCGGCGATGGTGAGCACTGTACGGATCATCGCTGGCTTGACGACGGGCGTGAACGTCTTGCCGAAATCGACTCCGGCACGCTGCGTGAAACCGCGCACCACCCAACGGGCTTTGTAGCGGTCCAGGGAGCCATCCGGATGCAGCTTGTGCTTGAAAACCCATTTTCCTTAGATCACATGAGCGCCGGCAGGCCGATCAACCAGGCGCCAAGTGAGATTGGCCTGGAGAGCACGGAACTCCTCTTCCATGGTGCTATGCCAGTTTGGATCACGAAGTGCAGTGCGCACCGAGGAGGGTAGGGGGGAAATTGTAGCGTCGGCTGGCGAAGGGGTTGCCTGAGCTGTGGTCAGTGAATACCTGGGATTGGGTTTGACAATGCCAGCCCGAGCGTGGGTTACCATAGGGTGTGTAAGTGCTTGTGGGTGTGGCTCTGGAGGTGCAGATGACACGCCATGGCCGGGTGAGCCAGACGCCTGGCTGGATGGAGCAGCAGTGGGGTTACCAGGTGGAGGCTGGATGGGGAGCTGAGATGAGACCGGTGAGGCAGGCGTAGACACTCTGTGCCGTGGCGCTGGGTTGAGCCGGAGCGGCTGGAACGGCCGGAGCAGCCAGTGGTGGGGGCTGAAAGAGAACTGTGTCTGTTGCCAGATGGTGAACAGTACCCGAGATGGGGATGGTTCAGGCAAGACAGACCGAAAGGGAAAGGTCTGCTCATCAAAAGTGACACGGCGAGAGGTGATCACTCGACGCGAGGCAAGATCGAAGCACCGATAGCCTTGATGATCACTGGGATAAGCCAAGAAAACGCAGGCTGTAGATCAAGCCGCGAGTTTGTTGGCCCTGGGCAGCACGAACTGCACTCACACGCTCATACACGAGAGGAGACGGAGGTGGAAGATGAACAGTGGACGCGAGTTTTGCTGGCGACGAACGCCCCGGCCGCCGGACGGCCTGTATGTTGGCTTTATTAACTGGAAGATACACAACTCGACGCACCTGAACTAAACAGGATACACGGCTAAATAGCCTTGCCCACATGCACACGGGAGCCACTACTGCCCGGGTCTCATGCGTGCTCGCACGTTCCACAGCTTCCGAGCCACACACTCATATGCTGCACGTACGCCGCATGAAACGGTCCTCTGACCAAGCCACGCCTCCAAACGTGCCTGGCTAACATGTAGTGGCTAATACTACTCTACCGTATACTCAACACATGCAAGTCCTAGAGACTAGCTAACAACCTGTTGTGCAACACACGCACACTCTAACTTGCTAACTAGCCTAATCTACATGCAACTGACTCTTGAATCCTCCATGAGAACACATCTCGTTTTGGATGACACAGACTACGTACATGACACACATGTACATGGcctatatgcaataactcaaataacCAAGTCATGATTATTCCTAACATTGCCTCCCCTAATCTTGACTTGCGCACTCAACGCTTCATCACAGAAGGGTTGCTTCGTTATCGGCCTTCGCAAGCAGCGCCTCTTCCTGCTTCTTCTTTGGACATTCATGGGAGAAATGTCCTCGCTCGCCGCAGTTGTAGCACTTGCCTTTCTTGTTCTTTGACTTGCCCTCGCCGTACTCAGAGTAGGTGTTGTTGCTCCCGTCATCATCGTTGTCGACGCCGCGGCCACCACCACGGCCGTTCTGCGCATCGCCCGCACGTGCGTGGTCCTTGTTGCGTCGCTGACGACGACGTGCCTCCCACTGCTCCTCCGTGAGAAGCAGCTGCCCGGTGCGCTCGCCTCCAAGCTCGACGCCGCCGCAACGCTCCTCCGCCACGCGCAGCCTGCCGACGAGTTCCTCCAGCAACATCTTCTTGAAGTCGGTGAACATCTCGATGGAGCATGCAATTTGGTTAAACCTCGATGGCACAACCCGCAGCATCTTCTTGACGACGTGCTCGTCCTCCATGTCCTCCCCCAACTCGCGCAGCTCCGCGGCGATGGAGCCGATCCTCACGGCGAAGTCGTCGATCGCCTCACCGTCCTTGAATGCCGCATTCTCGAACTGTTTGAGGAGGTGCTGCGCCTTGGCTTCTTGCACACGCGTGTCTCCCACGCGTAGCGACTTGATCGTCTCCCAAGCCTCCTTGACCGTCTTCTTCGCGACGAGCCCAGACTTCATCTCCGGTGGCACACCGCGTAGAATGACAGCTAGTGCCCGTCGATCCTTGCCGCGCTCAGCACTGCCGCCCTCCACGGCATCCCAAAGCTCCATGCCCTCCAGGTTGCACTGCACTTCAAGTGCCCACTCGCGGTAGTTCGTCTTCGTCAGCTTCGGGATCTCGACGCCACCAAAACCGCGCTCCACCACGACCGTACGCGGCGAGCTGGTAACTTCCTTCACATCACCACCGGCCATCGTCGTTGCCGTCGGACCTCTGCGTGGGATCACACGCTTCTTCTTTGGCGGCTCTCGTGGTGGACTGAAGGAACCACCGTAGTACATACACCGGCTCTGATGTCAATTGTTGGCCCTGGGCAGCACAAACTGCACTCACACGCTCACACACGAGAGGAGACGGAGGTGGAAGATGAACAGTGGATGCGAGTTTTGCTGGCGACGAACGCCCCGGCCGCCGGACGGCCTGTATGTTGGCTTTATTAACTGGAAGATACACAACTCGACGCACCTGAACTAAATAGGATACACGGCTAAATAGCCTTGCCCACATGCACACGGGAGCCACTACTGCCCGGGTCTCATGCGTGCTCGCACGTTCCACAGCTTCCGAGCCACACACTCATATGCTGCATGTACGCCGCATGAAACGGTCCTCTGACCAAGCCACGCCTCCAAACGTGCCTGGCTAACATGCAGTGGCTAATATTACTCTACCGTATACTCAACACATGCAAGTCCTAGAGACTAGCTAACAACCTGTTGTGCAACACACGCACACTCTAACTTGCTAACTAGCCTAATCGACATGCAAATGACTCTTGAATCCTCCACGAGAACACATCTCGTTTTGGATGACACAGACTACGTACATGACACACATGTACATGGcctatatgcaataactcaaataacCAAGTCATGATTATTCCTAACAGAGTTTGTGCGGGGCAGTAGTTGCTTGGTTTGGGAAACAAAGACAGCTGAAAACCCTGAGATGATCAAGAGTAGGACGGGCACCGAGCAGCCTTTGGAATGAAATTTGGGCACCAGTGGCATTGCATGGGCGACGATTGAGGAGGTATGTAGCTGTAGATAATGCCTCCGCCCAGAACGAAGACTGCATTCCAGCATGCAAAAGAAGGCTGCGAACGCAGTCATTCAGAGTGCGAAGGGCGCGCTTGGCAGTGCCATTCTGAGGAGAGGTATACGGGCAGGAAAGGCGAAGGGCAATGCCGTGAGTAGCGAGGTGGGTGCGTAGAGCTTGATTGTCAAACAGCTTGCCATTGTCGGACTGAAATTAAATGAGGGGCAATTGGAACTGCGTGCTGACATAAGCGTGAAAGGTTAACAGACAAGTGAAAACGTCAGACTTGGAACGCAGCGGGAATGTCCAAACGTAATGAGTTAAGTCTTCAATCAACACAAGATAATACTTGAACCCAGAACAACTAGAAACGGGTGATGTCCAAACATCAGCATGGATAATTTGAAAAGGTACATAACTGATGAAGTAAAAGGAAGTCGAACATGTTTACTAGACTGACAAGATGAACAGACATGTGAGGAAGACTTTGTACAGCTAAACTCAAGATGGTCCAAGGCTTGATGAAGAAGGCGACGCCCAGGATGTCCTAGCCGCAGATGCCAGAGATCTGCAGAAGGAGCCGTGGCGACAAGAGCTGCTGGCGAGGCTGCCAACGAGAACGACGTCAGTGGGTACAGATCACCGCCGCTGTTACATCGGAGGATCACCGTGCGGGTAGGAAGGTCCTTGATTGAAAAACCAAAAGGATCAATCTCAACCGAAACATTGTTGTCACCGGTAAGTGAGCGAATAGAAATAAGATTCTTCACGAGAGATGGAGAAACAAGAATGTTGTTGAGACGAAGAGGAGAGTGATCTGTAGCAAGGGTCGTGACTGCTCAGTGTGTCACCGGCATTGTAGCACCATTGCCGACAGTGATGGAAGTAGGTCGAGACAAGGGAATGGGATGGGAAAAGCTACCGGCGTTGGAAGACATGTGGGAGCTGGCGCTGGTGTCGAGGAACCACTCTGATGCTTGCGGCCCAGAGGGTGGAACGCCGGAGTTCATGAGGGTGGCGAGAAGAGCTTGGTGGTTCCACACGTCCGGCTGAATGGATGGGGTGGCGCCGTGGATGAGCGGCATTGGAGGCACGGCGCCGGCGAAGTACGCCTGCTGAGGCTGTGTGCCGGGACGCGGACCCAGAACGCCGGCGCCCGGGACGCGGAACGGCATGGGCCAGGCTTGGACCATGCCGGTCCATGGGTTCAGCCCGGGAGCCCATGATCCGCCCGGTGGCCGAGCTGCAGGAGTTGGAGGTGGAACCACCCGGTTGACCGCGTCCACGGCCTTTCTTCTTGGGAGCACGA
This sequence is a window from Miscanthus floridulus cultivar M001 chromosome 10, ASM1932011v1, whole genome shotgun sequence. Protein-coding genes within it:
- the LOC136488525 gene encoding uncharacterized mitochondrial protein AtMg00810-like, which gives rise to MVLTSSNTALLQQVVDRLRTEFAVKDLGELQFFLSIDVQRSRDGFYLSQQRYAEDILECAGMANCRPAPTPIDAKGKLPADDGDPVDDAKAYRSLAGVLQYLTITRPDLAFAVQQACLHMHAPRGPHMALLKRILPYVRGTSTMGLCLRASPELTVTAYSDAD